One genomic segment of Hordeum vulgare subsp. vulgare chromosome 2H, MorexV3_pseudomolecules_assembly, whole genome shotgun sequence includes these proteins:
- the LOC123428487 gene encoding probable LRR receptor-like serine/threonine-protein kinase At1g63430: MGRRHWAGVLLLALHCGVATLLPPCSSAASALPPPIGGDVSALLAFKRAVIEDPHSALADWTDADGDACDWRGVICSSPHGSVVSLRLSNASLKGFIAPELGQLGFLQELYLDQNLLFGTIPKQLGSLRNLRVLDLGANRLAGPIPPELSGLNSVSVINLHSNGLTGNIPPQLGKLPNLVQLRLDRNRLKGSIPGGNATGFSPMADTGSTPHSGLCPSPRLNVADFSFNFLVGKIPICLKYLPRSSFQGNCFQDEYSIRQRAHQICASASTAANLKGFKRPASEHKHDKVQQPTWLIALEIATGALLLIFLITGAITASRSCNIKPSIRISSWSRSKSWSDEITVLIDSDMLKSLPKLSRQELEVACEDFSNIIGSTPETVVYKGTMKDGPEVSVISLCAFEGHWTSQHELFYQNKVIDLARLNHENIAKFLGYCRESDPFSRMLVFEYASNGTLYEHLHYGEAAQFSWLRRMKIAIGIAQGLRYLHTESQPPFAISELNSNSVYVTEDFTPKLVDFECWKMLFSRHEKALGHFNNKASFPSRDSSEDKYADIQGNTFAFGVILLEIISGRLPYCKDKGYLVDWAIKYLQQPEEIGKLVDPELTNVRTEDLAVICSVVSRCVDPDPSKRPSMQIIAGALETGIDLSAAGILKESSLAWAELALSL; the protein is encoded by the exons ATGGGCCGGCGGCATTGGGCCGGCGTCCTGCTCCTCGCCCTGCACTGCGGGGTGGCCACGCTGCTCCCCCCCTGCAGTTCGGCCGCCTCCGCCCTGCCTCCTCCCATCGGCGGCGACG TGTCGGCGCTGCTGGCCTTCAAGCGGGCGGTGATCGAGGACCCGCACTCGGCGCTGGCCGACTGGACGGACGCCGACGGGGACGCCTGCGACTGGCGCGGCGTCATCTGCTCCTCGCCCCACGGCTCCGTCGTCTCCCT GAGGCTGTCGAACGCGTCGCTCAAGGGGTTCATCGCGCCGGAGCTCGGGCAGCTCGGCTTCTTGCAGGAGCT GTATTTGGATCAAAACCTGCTTTTCGGCACCATCCCGAAGCAGCTAGGCTCGTTGAGGAACCTCAGGGTCCTGGATTTGGGCGCTAACCGGCTTGCTGGCCCTATTCCTCCTGAGCTGAGTGGACTGAACAGCGTGAGCGTAAT AAACTTGCATTCGAACGGGCTAACCGGGAACATACCACCGCAGCTGGGCAAGCTACCAAATCTTGTTCAGCTTAGGTTGGACAGGAACAGGCTGAAAGGGTCAATTCCAGGTGGCAATGCTACTGGTTTTTCTCCTATGGCAGATACCGG ATCCACACCTCACAGTGGACTATGCCCGTCTCCTCGGTTAAACGTTGCAGATTTCTCCTTCAACTTCCTTGTTGGAAAAATCCCAATTTGTTTGAAGTATCTTCCAAG GTCAAGTTTCCAGGGGAACTGCTTCCAGGATGAGTACTCTATCCGACAACGTGCCCATCAGATTTGTGCAA GTGCGTCTACAGCTGCTAATTTAAAGGGATTCAAACGCCCTGCTTCTGAGCATAAGCACGATAAAGTGCAGCAACCCACTTGGCTTATTGCTTTGGAAATCGCAACCGGTGCTCTCCTGCTTATTTTCTTGATCACTGGTGCAATTACTGCCTCCAGAAGCTGCAATATAAAGCCTTCTATAAGAATATCATCATGGAGTAGATCAAAAAGTTGGAGCGACGAGATAACAGTACTCATTG ATTCTGATATGCTGAAAAGTTTGCCCAAGTTGAGTCGCCAGGAACTTGAAGTAGCATGTGAGGATTTTAGCAACATTATTGGCTCAACTCCGGAGACTGTAGTCTATAAAGGAACAATGAAGGATGGACCAGAGGTTTCTGTCATATCATTATGCGCCTTTGAGGGTCATTGGACTAGCCAGCATGAGCTCTTTTACCAAAACAAG GTTATTGATCTGGCAAGGTTGAATCATGAGAACATAGCAAAGTTTCTGGGCTATTGCAGAGAGAGTGACCCATTCTCGAGGATGTTAGTCTTTGAGTACGCATCAAATGGGACCCTGTATGAGCACCTACACT ATGGGGAAGCGGCTCAATTTTCTTGGCTCAGACGAATGAAAATAGCCATCGGCATCGCCCAAGGTTTAAGGTATCTGCACACCGAGTCGCAGCCTCCATTTGCAATATCAGAGCTGAACTCCAATTCAGTTTACGTTACAGAAGATTTTACCCCCAAG CTTGTCGACTTTGAATGCTGGAAAATGCTGTTTTCAAGACACGAGAAGGCGCTCGGCCACTTCAACAACAAAGCCTCTTTCCCTAGCCGAGACTCTTCCGAGGATAAGTACGCAGACATCCAGGGCAACACGTTTGCATTTGGAGTGATCTTGCTCGAGATCATCAGCGGGCGGCTTCCCTACTGCAAGGACAAAGGCTACTTGGTAGACTGG GCCATCAAGTACCTCCAGCAGCCAGAGGAGATCGGGAAGCTGGTCGACCCGGAGCTGACCAATGTGCGGACGGAGGACCTGGCGGTGATCTGCAGCGTGGTGAGCCGGTGCGTCGACCCCGACCCGTCCAAGCGCCCGTCGATGCAGATCATCGCGGGGGCCCTGGAGACCGGCATCGACCTCTCGGCGGCCGGCATCCTCAAGGAGTCCTCCCTGGCGTGGGCTGAGCTCGCCCTGTCGTTGTAG